The proteins below come from a single Chelmon rostratus isolate fCheRos1 chromosome 10, fCheRos1.pri, whole genome shotgun sequence genomic window:
- the eps8l3b gene encoding epidermal growth factor receptor kinase substrate 8-like protein 3b isoform X1 yields MFGHTRPFSYSPSFKGFSQDDPPLQRRAFLEDDLKEASLQRRSTMSRPNAKSIYMQRKEYSETLNKQSGNFHVRVEHLFTCELDGQELKTVDDCVAKLKRLDGKGRLWPQEMIMEVQRDYLVLSDIETKAELESMPLSCILKTKAVLDSCAYNSLLTITVQERHKRIRQVYMFQCEETGAEHIKSDLDKAAKKGDDDLEPRREQSDIRMDLENIIGQQALGGFRQFGPRPVQQERPPSPLEYQLPQWREPEEFPRVYTPDLHELRSSPEVPLTIQQENTDRNTDILNHVLDDLELFVGKMSAAVNAPSQREDKSNKKGVFKKKKTKNNAAAVSLPPLMEYVSCLQKIKYGFNLLGQLDGSLSNLTAPDYVHIIFSILQVIAPQYPADLPPTVISPLLTVPALRLISETVNPQEDNLWMSLGDSWNLPRSKWPEDVPPYIPQFYDGWQPPAPLREPSLVSYESRPASRSSSQRFTLGQRHPAEPVTNGTRRSPNPPYHNEPPQYVEVISNFMARNNQELSVMKGDMVQVIQRSKQWWLVRNNLGEEGNIPPNVLNVSNRSMGREEQLRDTHGPVTLDMASTPAEVKAWLEYKGFSRITVNSLGVLTGKMLLGMTKDDLRTVCPEEGGKVFFQLQAIKSAIALASEPSGLYNGRY; encoded by the exons atgtttggacaCACCAGACCTTTCTCTTATTCCCCAAG CTTCAAGGGTTTCTCACAGGACGACCCTCCTCTGCAGAGGCGGGCTTTCCTAGAAGATGACCTCAAGGAGGCCTCGCTGCAAAGAAGAAGCACCATGTCCAGACCCAATGCGAAatcaatataca TGCAGAGAAAGGAGTACTCTGAAACGCTGAACAAACAATCTGGCAACTTTCACGTCAGAGTGGAG cacctgttcacctgtgagCTGGACGGCCAGGAGCTGAAGACGGTGGACGACTGCGTTGCCAAGCTCAAGAGACTGGACGGCAAAGGTCGTCTGTGGCCCCAGGAGATGATCATGGAGGTTCAGAGGGACTATCTGGTGCTCAGTGACATTGAGACCAAG GCAGAACTGGAGTCAATGCCTTTGAGCTGCATCCTGAAAACCAAAGCTGTGCTGGATAGCTGCGCCTACAACTCCCTGCTGACCATAACTGTGCAGGAGCGCCACAAACGCATTCGCCAGGTCTACATGTTCCAGTGTGAGGAGACCGGG GCGGAGCACATCAAGAGTGATCTGGATAAGGCAGCGAAAAAAGGAGATGATGATCTGGAACCACGCAGAGAGCAGTCTGACATCAG GATGGATCTTGAGAACATCATCGGGCAACAAGCTCTGGGAGGTTTCCGGCAGTTTGGGCCTCGTCCTGTGCAGCAAGAGAGGCCCCCGTCGCCACTGGAGTACCAGCTCCCACAGTGGAGGGAACCAG AAGAGTTTCCACGGGTCTACACCCCAGACCTTCATGAATTAAGGAGCAGCCCAGAGGTCCCTTTGACAATtcagcaagaaaacacagacaggaacacG GATATTTTAAACCATGTTCTAGATGATCTGGAGCTATTCGTGGGCAAAATGTCCGCTGCGGTGAATGCACCATCACAGCGAGAGGACAAGAGCAATAAGAAGGGTGtgtttaagaagaaaaaaacaaagaacaatg cagcagctgtcagtctgcCACCTCTGATGGAATATGTCTCCTGTCTTCAGAAAATCAAATATGGATTCAATCTGCTG GGCCAGCTGGACGGGTCGCTGAGCAACCTCACTGCTCCTGACTATGTCCACATCATCTTCAGTATTTTACAAGTG ATAGCGCCTCAGTATCCTGCAGACCTGCCTCCCACTGTGATCTCCCCCCTGCTGACAGTCCCGGCCCTGCGGCTGATCAGCGAGACCGTCAACCCGCAGGAGGACAACCTGTGGATGTCTCTGGGAGACAGCTGGAACCTCCCCAG GTCTAAATGGCCGGAGGACGTCCCACCTTACATCCCACAGTTCTACGATGGCTGGCAGCCGCCCGCCCCCTTGCGTGAGCCTTCTCTCGTCTCTTATGAAAGCCGTCCAgcgagcaggagcagcagccagCGCTTCACCTTGGGCCAGCGCCACCCCGCAGAG CCTGTGACCAATGGCACAAGGCGTTCACCAAACCCACCATA ccaCAATGAGCCACCCCAGTATGTGGAGGTCATTTCCAACTTTATGGCCAGGAACAACCAAGAGCTGAGCGTTATGAAGGGCGACATGGTTCAG GTGATTCAGAGATCCAAACAATGGTGGCTGGTTCGCAATAACCTCGGTGAGGAGGGCAATATCCCTCCGAATGTTCTGAATGTATCGAACCGCTCCATGGGCAGGGAAGAGCAACTG AGGGACACTCATGGTCCGGTGACTTTGGACATGGCCTCCACACCTGCAGAGGTCAAGGCCTGGCTGGAGTACAAAGGTTTCTCCAGAAT CACTGTGAACAGCCTCGGGGTGCTGACTGGTAAGATGCTTCTGGGGATGACCAAGGATGACTTAAGGACCGTGTGTCCAGAGGAAGGAGGCAAGGTCTTCTTCCAGCTTCAGGCCATTAAGTCAGCCATTGCA CTTGCCAGTGAACCATCAGGCCTGTACAATGGCCGCTACTAA
- the LOC121612409 gene encoding glutathione S-transferase Mu 3-like produces the protein MTMKLAYWDIRGLAQPARLLLEYTGTKYENNFYVCGEAPDYDKSCWFDEKHKLGMDFANLPYLEDGERKIVQSNAIMRYIARKHNMCGETEDEKVRVDILENQSMDFRNGFVRLCYSDFDKLKPGYLEALPAILKQFSNFLGDRKWFAGDKITFVDFIMYELLDQHRMFHPTCLDDFKNIRDFLDRFEALEKIAAYMKSDRFMKTPVNNKMAKWGNKKE, from the exons atgacaatgaaactGGCTTACTGGGACATTCGTGGG CTCGCCCAGCCAGCCCGCCTGCTGCTGGAGTACACCGGCACCAAGTATGAGAACAACTTCTACGTCTGTGGCGAAG CTCCAGACTATGACAAGAGCTGCTGgtttgatgaaaaacacaaacttggAATGGACTTTGCCAAT CTGCCCTACTTGGAGGATGGAGAAAGGAAGATAGTGCAGAGCAATGCCATCATGAGATACATTGCTCGTAAGCACAATATGT gcggagagacagaggatgagaaGGTCCGTGTGGACATCCTGGAGAACCAGTCCATGGACTTCAGAAATGGCTTCGTGAGGCTGTGCTACTCAGACTTT GACAAGTTGAAGCCAGGGTACCTTGAAGCTCTGCCAGCCATACTGAAGCAGTTCTCAAATTTCTtgggagacaggaagtggtttgcTGGTGACAAG ATCACCTTCGTGGACTTCATTATGTACGAGCTGTTGGATCAACACAGGATGTTTCATCCTACGTGCTTGGATGACTTCAAGAACATCAGAGATTTTTTGGACCGATTTGAG GCTCTGGAGAAGATCGCTGCCTACATGAAGTCAGACAGATTCATGAAGACTCCTGTCAACAACAAGATGGCCAAGTGGGGAAACAAGAAGGAGTAA
- the eps8l3b gene encoding epidermal growth factor receptor kinase substrate 8-like protein 3b isoform X2: protein MFGHTRPFSYSPSFKGFSQDDPPLQRRAFLEDDLKEASLQRRSTMSRPNAKSIYMQRKEYSETLNKQSGNFHVRVEHLFTCELDGQELKTVDDCVAKLKRLDGKGRLWPQEMIMEVQRDYLVLSDIETKAELESMPLSCILKTKAVLDSCAYNSLLTITVQERHKRIRQVYMFQCEETGAEHIKSDLDKAAKKGDDDLEPRREQSDIRMDLENIIGQQALGGFRQFGPRPVQQERPPSPLEYQLPQWREPEEFPRVYTPDLHELRSSPEVPLTIQQENTDRNTDILNHVLDDLELFVGKMSAAVNAPSQREDKSNKKGVFKKKKTKNNAAAVSLPPLMEYVSCLQKIKYGFNLLGQLDGSLSNLTAPDYVHIIFSILQVIAPQYPADLPPTVISPLLTVPALRLISETVNPQEDNLWMSLGDSWNLPRSKWPEDVPPYIPQFYDGWQPPAPLREPSLVSYESRPASRSSSQRFTLGQRHPAEPVTNGTRRSPNPPYHNEPPQYVEVISNFMARNNQELSVMKGDMVQRDTHGPVTLDMASTPAEVKAWLEYKGFSRITVNSLGVLTGKMLLGMTKDDLRTVCPEEGGKVFFQLQAIKSAIALASEPSGLYNGRY from the exons atgtttggacaCACCAGACCTTTCTCTTATTCCCCAAG CTTCAAGGGTTTCTCACAGGACGACCCTCCTCTGCAGAGGCGGGCTTTCCTAGAAGATGACCTCAAGGAGGCCTCGCTGCAAAGAAGAAGCACCATGTCCAGACCCAATGCGAAatcaatataca TGCAGAGAAAGGAGTACTCTGAAACGCTGAACAAACAATCTGGCAACTTTCACGTCAGAGTGGAG cacctgttcacctgtgagCTGGACGGCCAGGAGCTGAAGACGGTGGACGACTGCGTTGCCAAGCTCAAGAGACTGGACGGCAAAGGTCGTCTGTGGCCCCAGGAGATGATCATGGAGGTTCAGAGGGACTATCTGGTGCTCAGTGACATTGAGACCAAG GCAGAACTGGAGTCAATGCCTTTGAGCTGCATCCTGAAAACCAAAGCTGTGCTGGATAGCTGCGCCTACAACTCCCTGCTGACCATAACTGTGCAGGAGCGCCACAAACGCATTCGCCAGGTCTACATGTTCCAGTGTGAGGAGACCGGG GCGGAGCACATCAAGAGTGATCTGGATAAGGCAGCGAAAAAAGGAGATGATGATCTGGAACCACGCAGAGAGCAGTCTGACATCAG GATGGATCTTGAGAACATCATCGGGCAACAAGCTCTGGGAGGTTTCCGGCAGTTTGGGCCTCGTCCTGTGCAGCAAGAGAGGCCCCCGTCGCCACTGGAGTACCAGCTCCCACAGTGGAGGGAACCAG AAGAGTTTCCACGGGTCTACACCCCAGACCTTCATGAATTAAGGAGCAGCCCAGAGGTCCCTTTGACAATtcagcaagaaaacacagacaggaacacG GATATTTTAAACCATGTTCTAGATGATCTGGAGCTATTCGTGGGCAAAATGTCCGCTGCGGTGAATGCACCATCACAGCGAGAGGACAAGAGCAATAAGAAGGGTGtgtttaagaagaaaaaaacaaagaacaatg cagcagctgtcagtctgcCACCTCTGATGGAATATGTCTCCTGTCTTCAGAAAATCAAATATGGATTCAATCTGCTG GGCCAGCTGGACGGGTCGCTGAGCAACCTCACTGCTCCTGACTATGTCCACATCATCTTCAGTATTTTACAAGTG ATAGCGCCTCAGTATCCTGCAGACCTGCCTCCCACTGTGATCTCCCCCCTGCTGACAGTCCCGGCCCTGCGGCTGATCAGCGAGACCGTCAACCCGCAGGAGGACAACCTGTGGATGTCTCTGGGAGACAGCTGGAACCTCCCCAG GTCTAAATGGCCGGAGGACGTCCCACCTTACATCCCACAGTTCTACGATGGCTGGCAGCCGCCCGCCCCCTTGCGTGAGCCTTCTCTCGTCTCTTATGAAAGCCGTCCAgcgagcaggagcagcagccagCGCTTCACCTTGGGCCAGCGCCACCCCGCAGAG CCTGTGACCAATGGCACAAGGCGTTCACCAAACCCACCATA ccaCAATGAGCCACCCCAGTATGTGGAGGTCATTTCCAACTTTATGGCCAGGAACAACCAAGAGCTGAGCGTTATGAAGGGCGACATGGTTCAG AGGGACACTCATGGTCCGGTGACTTTGGACATGGCCTCCACACCTGCAGAGGTCAAGGCCTGGCTGGAGTACAAAGGTTTCTCCAGAAT CACTGTGAACAGCCTCGGGGTGCTGACTGGTAAGATGCTTCTGGGGATGACCAAGGATGACTTAAGGACCGTGTGTCCAGAGGAAGGAGGCAAGGTCTTCTTCCAGCTTCAGGCCATTAAGTCAGCCATTGCA CTTGCCAGTGAACCATCAGGCCTGTACAATGGCCGCTACTAA